Proteins found in one Enterococcus sp. 9D6_DIV0238 genomic segment:
- a CDS encoding PTS lactose/cellobiose transporter subunit IIA: MDGLELVAFNIISTVGTAKSKLMESMSCSRNGQFAEAETLINEANEALQAGEKEHFTVITKEAKDKTSELTLLFIHAEDQLMTTVVLRDLANELLEMNKSFYELKQKVEELEKK; encoded by the coding sequence ATGGATGGATTAGAATTAGTCGCATTTAATATTATCAGTACAGTTGGAACAGCGAAGTCAAAATTGATGGAAAGCATGTCTTGTTCTAGAAATGGTCAGTTTGCCGAAGCTGAAACATTGATCAATGAAGCAAATGAAGCTTTACAGGCTGGGGAAAAGGAGCATTTCACTGTGATCACAAAAGAAGCAAAGGATAAAACAAGTGAACTAACGTTACTTTTTATCCATGCTGAGGATCAGTTGATGACGACCGTTGTGTTAAGAGATCTGGCAAATGAATTGCTGGAAATGAATAAGAGCTTTTATGAATTGAAGCAAAAAGTTGAAGAGCTAGAGAAGAAATGA
- a CDS encoding SemiSWEET family sugar transporter, with the protein MITLLGMIAGICTSVSFIPQAIQTIKTKNTEGISLITYILFFIGVSSWVVYGALKWDLAVLLTNVVTLVPCSVILGLKLKSLDL; encoded by the coding sequence ATGATCACGCTGTTAGGTATGATCGCAGGAATCTGCACGAGTGTATCGTTTATTCCGCAAGCAATTCAAACGATAAAGACAAAGAATACCGAAGGAATTTCATTGATTACGTACATTCTATTTTTCATAGGTGTTTCTTCATGGGTTGTGTATGGAGCATTGAAATGGGATTTAGCAGTATTACTAACAAATGTTGTGACCTTGGTTCCTTGTTCGGTTATTTTAGGCTTGAAGTTGAAGTCTTTAGATCTATAA